The DNA sequence CTCCGGCGGAACCTCTCGCTGCAGGAACCTGTCAAATGACTCCGTCTGAACCGCCAGCAGCGACGGAATCTCGACGGCACTTCTCGTCTTGACGTAACTCCGCCTAATGTCAACCGGCTTACTCGCCGATATCATCTAATACCTCCCCAATTACTGGATCTCGACGGTACCGCCCGCTTCCTCGATGACCTTCTTGAACTCCTCTGCATCTTCCTTGCTGAGGCCCTCCTTCACCTTTGCCGGTGCCGATTCGACAAGCTCCTTGCTCTCCTTCAACCCCAGATTGATCAGGCTGCGAATCGCCTTGATCACGTGTATCTTCTTCTCGCCAAACGACTTCAAAAGCACGTCAAACTCGGTCTTCTCCGCGGCGGCCTCAGCCGCCTCACCCGCCGGCACTCCTGCCACAGCCGCGGGTGCGAACGCTGCGGCCGAAACTCCAAATCGCTCCTCAAGCTCCTTGACCATGGTCGAAAGGTCCTTCACGGACATGTTCTCTATGAATTCGACCACCTGCTCCTTCGTTAGCTCTACCATGCACTTCCTCCACTTATTAAAAAGATGGGCTCACAAAATCCGCCGACCTCACTCCGAGGCGCTCGACGGCCTGCCCTCTTTTTTCTCTTTGATCGCCTGCAATGTTCTGACAAGCCCGGTGACCGGCCCATTCAGGACAAAAACCAGCTTTGAAATCGGTGCCTGCAATACACTAGCCAACCTCCCAACCAACTGCGGTTTGCTCGGCAACTTGGCTATCGCCGTTACCTCCTCCCCTGAGGCATACTCGCCATCCACGAAACCAGCTTTTATCTTAAGGCCTTCAAGCCCCTTTGCAGCGTCCGTGAGAATTTTCAACGCCACTAAGGACCCATCATATCCAATCCCTAACGCTGTCTGCCCCACCAGATCAGAGTCCAAACACTCCAACGGTGTGCCCGTTATCGCACGCCTGATCAGGTTGTTCTTGGCAACAATGTAATCTACATTCGCATCCCGCGCCTTGTTCCGAAGCTCGGTTATCTCGGACACCGAAACACCCGAAAAGTCAACAAGCACAACCGCCTCCGCGGTAGAAAACCGGCCAGACAGGTCTTTCACAACTGCCCGCTTGTATTCCAATCCTCGAACCATGTTGTAACCTAGCCCTTCAGTGATGCAGCTGTTTGCACCGGGTCAATCTTTATCCCCGGACCCATCGTTGTCGATACCGTCAGGCTCTTCAGGTAGCGACCTTTGCTCGCAACCGGCTTGGCCCTGATCAGACTCTCAAGAAACGCCCTTGCGTTCTCAACCAAAAGAACCTTCCCAAAATCCCGCTTCCCAAACGGCACATGGATGTTCGACGTCCGGTCAACCTTGAACTCAATCTTGCCAGCTTTAAGCTCCTCGACAGCCCTCGCGACCTCAAACGTTACCGTCCCAGTCTTAGGCGAAGGCATTAACCGCCTGGGGCCAAGAATGCGCCCAAGCTTGCCAACCTTCGACATCATATCTGGCGTTGCAACAACCGCGTCAAACTCCAGCCAACCGCCCTGTATCTTCGTGATCAACTCATCCCCGCCAACGAAATCAGCACCGGCCGCCTCAGCCTCTTTCTCCTTTTCACCCTTCGCAAAAACCAGCACGCGGACCTCCTTACCCGTGCCATGCGGAAGATTCACCGTGCCCCGAACCATCTGATCAGCATGCCGCGGATCGACACCAAGTCGCCCTGCCAAGTCCAACGTCTCGTTGAACTTCGTGAACGACAACTCACAAGCCATCTCTATTGCCTGCTCCAGAGTGTAATACATCTCGCTATCGATCTTGGCCGACGCCTCCAAATACATCTTGCCCCGTCTCGTCATTGCACTACTTCTCTCAATTGCCCAAACCCAACAAAACCAACTAATCCTCGACCTCGATGCCCATGCTCCTGGCTGTCCCGCTGAGTATCTTCACCGCACCATCAATGTCTATCGCATTGAGGTCTGGCATTTTCTGTCGGGCCACTTCCTCGAGCTGCGCACGAGTTATACGACCAACCTTCGTCTTGTTCGGCTCCGCGGAGCCTTTCGCAAGACCAACCGCTCGCTTTAAGAGAAAACCAGCCGGCGGATTCTTAGTCACGAACGAAAACGACCGGTCCTTATATATGGTAATCACAGCCGGTATTATCAAACCTTTCTGATCCTTCGTCCGCTCATTGAACTGCTTGCAAAACTCCACGGGCGCAACCCGATACTGACCAAGTGCGGTCCCCACGGGGGGAGCAGGTGTCGCCGCACCACCCTCTATCTGCAGCTTCAACCTCGCGATAACCTCTTTAGCCAAAGCACCTATCCTCTCTCATGCTTCCTAATCCTCCTCACCCGCAAGCTCAACCTGATCAAAAGAAAGCTCAACAGGAATCGGGCGTCCAAATATCCCCACCGTTACCTTCAACCGCTTCTTGTCACCCGACACATCCTCAACGTCTCCTGAAAAAGGCGCAAACAAGCCCTCGACTATCTTAACGCGGTCCCCAACCGCGAAAGGAACCTCCCTCACGCCCGCGCGCTGTCTCTGCTTCTTGCCCTCCTCGATCGCCGTTATCTCCTCGTCCGTAAACATCTGCAACTCATCGTCGCCAGACTTGACGAAACCAATTACTTTCGGCGCTGCGGTGCAGACATTAACTACATCCCGAGTAAGCTCCATCCGCAAGAACACATATCCGGGGAAAAGGGCACGCTCTCGCCTCATCTCGCGTCCATCAAGGCGCCTCGTTTTAACCTGTTCCGTCGGAACGTAAATACGGGCTATCTTGCCCTTAAGCTCCTTGTGCGTCTCGCTCAAAAAAGATATGGCCTTGCTGACTGACTTCTCGTAGCCGGAATACGTGTGAACCGCATACCAGTGGAACCGGCTGTCCTCTTCCTCCGCGCCAGACTCATCCGAGGTCGCCTCGCCCACCGCAGCCTCTTCCTGAGAAGAGGCGGATGCAGCGATCTCCTCTGGCTGAACCTCGCGACCCTCCTCGCCCTCGTTTCCTGATGTCAAGACTGAACGCTCCAAACCTAAACCCCTACTTCAACGCGAAATGCAGTAGCACAGAGAACAACTTGTCCACCACACCGAGATACGCCGACACAATCAGCGTCGCCACGATCACAACCACCGTCGCTGACATTATCTGATCCTTGTTCGGCCACGTTACTCGCTTTAGTTCAAGCCGAACATCCCGAAGGAACGTTATGAGCTTGTTCATCTTGACCCCATATCATCATCGTGCTAAGTCCACAACTCGAATGGCAGGCCAGGAGGGATTCGAACCCCCAACTTCCGGATTTGGAGCCCGGCGCTCTAACCATTAGAGCTACTGGCCTTCATATATCAGTCCGGCCTCGAGGCGCTATCTGACCTCTTTGTGAGAGGTATGTTTCCTGCAAAACCTGCAATACTTGCTCAGCTCTAACTTATCCTGGTGCTTACGCTTATTCCGCGTGGTAGTGTAGTTCCGGCGCTTGCAGTCCACACAGCCGAGCGTGACTATCTCTCGCTGCTTCTTAGCCTTCTTGGCCACCAGCTGCTCTCCAGACTATAATGTTACTCGATTATCTCTGTGATCGCACCGGCCCCAACCGTCCTGCCACCCTCGCGGATGGCGAAGCGCTGCTCCACCTCCATCGCGATCGGGCATATCAGCCGGACTTCCATGTCAACGTTGTCGCCCGGCATTATCATGTTGACGTTCTCCGGAAGACTGATCGTCCCAGTCACATCGGTTGTCCTGAAATAAAACTGCGGCCGATAGCCGTTGAAGAACGGCTTGTGCCGACCGCCCTCTTTTTCGGACAGAACGTAAATCCTTGCCTTGAAGTGCGTGTGCGGCGTGATAGTCCCAGGCTTGGCTATGACCTGGCCACGCTGGACCTCACTACGCTTGATCCCACGCAACAGCACCCCAATGTTGTCGCCCGCCTCGCCAGTATCGAGCGTCTTGCGGAACATCTCAACACCTGTGCACACCGTCTTCCGTGTCTCGTGAATCCCCACTATCTCAACGTCTTCACCCATCTTGATCACGCCGCGCTCGATTCTCCCTGTCGCTACCGTGCCTCGTCCTTGGATGCTGAAAACGT is a window from the bacterium genome containing:
- the rplL gene encoding 50S ribosomal protein L7/L12; the encoded protein is MVELTKEQVVEFIENMSVKDLSTMVKELEERFGVSAAAFAPAAVAGVPAGEAAEAAAEKTEFDVLLKSFGEKKIHVIKAIRSLINLGLKESKELVESAPAKVKEGLSKEDAEEFKKVIEEAGGTVEIQ
- the rplJ gene encoding 50S ribosomal protein L10; the encoded protein is MVRGLEYKRAVVKDLSGRFSTAEAVVLVDFSGVSVSEITELRNKARDANVDYIVAKNNLIRRAITGTPLECLDSDLVGQTALGIGYDGSLVALKILTDAAKGLEGLKIKAGFVDGEYASGEEVTAIAKLPSKPQLVGRLASVLQAPISKLVFVLNGPVTGLVRTLQAIKEKKEGRPSSASE
- the rplA gene encoding 50S ribosomal protein L1 produces the protein MTRRGKMYLEASAKIDSEMYYTLEQAIEMACELSFTKFNETLDLAGRLGVDPRHADQMVRGTVNLPHGTGKEVRVLVFAKGEKEKEAEAAGADFVGGDELITKIQGGWLEFDAVVATPDMMSKVGKLGRILGPRRLMPSPKTGTVTFEVARAVEELKAGKIEFKVDRTSNIHVPFGKRDFGKVLLVENARAFLESLIRAKPVASKGRYLKSLTVSTTMGPGIKIDPVQTAASLKG
- the rplK gene encoding 50S ribosomal protein L11, with protein sequence MAKEVIARLKLQIEGGAATPAPPVGTALGQYRVAPVEFCKQFNERTKDQKGLIIPAVITIYKDRSFSFVTKNPPAGFLLKRAVGLAKGSAEPNKTKVGRITRAQLEEVARQKMPDLNAIDIDGAVKILSGTARSMGIEVED
- the nusG gene encoding transcription termination/antitermination protein NusG, whose product is MTSGNEGEEGREVQPEEIAASASSQEEAAVGEATSDESGAEEEDSRFHWYAVHTYSGYEKSVSKAISFLSETHKELKGKIARIYVPTEQVKTRRLDGREMRRERALFPGYVFLRMELTRDVVNVCTAAPKVIGFVKSGDDELQMFTDEEITAIEEGKKQRQRAGVREVPFAVGDRVKIVEGLFAPFSGDVEDVSGDKKRLKVTVGIFGRPIPVELSFDQVELAGEED
- the secE gene encoding preprotein translocase subunit SecE, whose product is MNKLITFLRDVRLELKRVTWPNKDQIMSATVVVIVATLIVSAYLGVVDKLFSVLLHFALK
- the rpmG gene encoding 50S ribosomal protein L33 codes for the protein MAKKAKKQREIVTLGCVDCKRRNYTTTRNKRKHQDKLELSKYCRFCRKHTSHKEVR